The following proteins are encoded in a genomic region of Syngnathoides biaculeatus isolate LvHL_M chromosome 15, ASM1980259v1, whole genome shotgun sequence:
- the slc7a14a gene encoding probable cationic amino acid transporter — translation MSGLAGKLDPRRVQWGATWHTVTSRFLRTKPVESMLDSATSGTGPHGTRLARVLSTVDLVSLGVGSCVGTGMYVVSGLVAKEMAGPGVIVSFIIAAVASILSGVCYAEFGVRVPKTTGSAYTYSYVTVGECVAFFIGWNLILEYLIGTAAGASALSSMADSLANHSISGFMTTHIGTLNGFGKGEQSYPDLVALLIALLVTVIVALGVKNSVGFNNVLNVINLLVWLFMMVAGLFFVNGDNWDHGRFLPFGWSGVMQGAATCFYAFIGFDIIATTGEEAKSPNTSIPYAITASLVTCLTAYVSVSVILTLMVPSDEIDADAPLMEMFGAHGCMFAKYIVAVGSIAGLTVSLLGSLFPMPRVIYAMAGDGLLFKFLAHVSSHTETPAVACVVSGFLAALLSLLVSLRDLIEMMSIGTLLAYTLVSLCVLLLRYQPEGDIHGFVNFLSEEQNVKRKEGVLAECEKDGRSPSREDADEPTNTCGAKNLPSLGDNEMLIGKPDKNAYAAGHPNYGTVDMSSGIEAEESEGGVTRRLKKLLGPRYYTLRIRLGLPGKMDRPTVATGKTVTVCVLLLFVFMFAFCSFIIFGASGIAAGRWWALLLVVLLPAVLALLVGVILQQPENPKRLPYMAPCVPFVPASAMLVNIYLMLKLSAITWIRFSVWCLVGVLIYFGYGMWNSTLEITARENEAHASTYRRYDQGVDEGFCGFDDDFYPPPEVTSPGAAGRAPRARPESDGTPVRRPAAAPDEEEDPVDF, via the exons ATGAGCGGCCTGGCGGGCAAGCTGGACCCCCGCCGGGTCCAATGGGGCGCCACGTGGCACACCGTCACGTCCCGCTTCTTGAGAACCAAGCCCGTGGAGTCCATGCTGGATTCGGCCACGTCGGGCACGGGTCCGCACGGCACCCGGCTGGCCCGCGTGCTGTCCACGGTGGACCTGGTGTCCCTCGGGGTGGGCAGCTGCGTGGGCACCGGGATGTACGTGGTGTCGGGCCTGGTGGCCAAAGAGATGGCGGGTCCCGGCGTCATCGTGTCCTTCATCATCGCCGCCGTGGCCTCCATTTTGTCAG GGGTGTGTTACGCCGAGTTCGGCGTGCGCGTGCCAAAGACCACCGGCTCGGCTTACACGTACAGCTACGTGACGGTGGGCGAGTGCGTGGCTTTCTTCATCGGCTGGAACCTGATCCTGGAGTACCTGATTGGCACGGCGGCGGGCGCCTCGGCGCTCAGCAGCATGGCCGACTCGCTGGCCAACCACAGCATCAGCGGCTTCATGACGACGCACATCGGGACGCTCAACGGCTTCG GTAAAGGAGAGCAGTCGTATCCGGACCTGGTGGCGCTGCTCATCGCGCTGCTGGTGACGGTGATCGTGGCGCTGGGGGTGAAGAACTCGGTGGGCTTCAACAACGTGCTGAACGTCATCAACCTGCTGGTGTGGCTCTTCATGATGGTGGCGGGCCTGTTCTTCGTCAACGGGGACAACTGGGACCACGGCCGCTTCCTGCCCTTCGGCTGGTCGGGG GTGATGCAAGGCGCCGCCACCTGCTTCTACGCCTTCATCGGCTTCGACATCATCGCCACGACGGGCGAGGAAGCCAAGAGCCCCAACACGTCCATCCCGTACGCCATCACCGCCTCGCTGGTCACGTGCCTCACGGCGTACGTGTCG GTGTCCGTCATCCTGACCCTGATGGTCCCGTCCGACGAGATCGACGCCGACGCGCCGCTGATGGAGATGTTCGGCGCGCACGGCTGCATGTTCGCCAAGTACATCGTGGCGGTGGGCTCCATCGCCGGGCTCACCGTCTCGCTGCTGGGTTCGCTCTTCCCCATGCCGAGGGTCATCTACGCCATGGCGGGCGACGGCCTGCTCTTCAA GTTCTTGGCCCACGTGTCGTCCCACACGGAGACCCCCGCCGTGGCGTGCGTGGTTTCGGGCTTCCTGGCGGCGCTCTTGTCCCTCCTGGTCAGCCTCCGAGACCTCATCGAGATGATGTCCATCGGCACGCTGCTGGCCTACACTCTG GTGAGCCTGTGCGTGCTCCTGCTGCGTTACCAACCCGAGGGCGACATCCACGGGTTTGTCAACTTCCTCTCGGAGGAGCAGAACGTCAAGCGGAAGGAAGGCGTCCTGGCCGAGTGCGAGAAAGACGGCCGCTCTCCGAGCCGCGAGGACGCCGACGAGCCCACCAACACGTGCGGCGCCAAGAACCTGCCGTCGCTGGGCGACAACGAGATGCTGATCGGCAAGCCCGACAAGAACGCCTACGCCGCCGGGCACCCCAACTACGGCACCGTCGACATGAGCAGCGGCATCGAGGCCGAGGAGTCGGAGGGCGGCGTGACGCGCCGGCTCAAGAAACTGCTGGGGCCCCGCTACTACACCCTGAGGATTCGACTGGGACTGCCGGGGAAGATGGACCGGCCCACCGTTGCCACGGGGAAGACGGTCACCGTCTGCGTGCTGCTGCTCTTCGTCTTCATGTTCGCTTTCTGCTCCTTCATCATATTTG GCGCGAGCGGCATCGCGGCCGGTCGCTGGTGGGCCCTGCTCCTCGTCGTCCTGCTGCCGGCGGTCCTGGCCCTGCTGGTGGGCGTCATCCTGCAGCAGCCCGAGAACCCCAAGCGGCTGCCCTACATGGCGCCCTGCGTGCCCTTCGTGCCCGCCTCCGCCATGCTGGTCAACATCTACCTCATGCTCAAGCTGTCCGCCATCACCTGGATACGATTCTCCGTTTGGTGTCTCGTGG GCGTGCTGATCTACTTCGGCTACGGCATGTGGAACAGCACCCTGGAGATCACGGCCCGCGAGAACGAGGCGCACGCCTCCACCTACCGACGCTACGACCAAGGCGTGGACGAGGGCTTCTGCGGCTTCGACGACGACTTCTACCCGCCGCCCGAAGTCACGTCGCCGGGCGCGGCGGGCAGAGCCCCGCGGGCGCGGCCGGAGAGCGACGGGACGCCCGTTCGGAGGCCGGCAGCCGCCccggatgaggaggaggacccCGTGGATTTCTGA